Below is a window of Desmonostoc muscorum LEGE 12446 DNA.
AATTGATTGTTGAGTCAGCTCCATCGTTATTGGTGGTAGAAACTGTCTGCTCACCTTCAGCTACTACCTGTTGTGAAAGGATGATATCTGCCCAATGCTCTAGGATAGCCGCCAATTTTTCTTTCAACACTGGCTTACTGAGATAATCATCCATTCCGGCATTTAGACACTTTTGTTTGTCTTCTTTCATGGCATTAGCTGTCATAGCAATTACCACAGGCCGACGATGACTAGCAAAAGCACTCTCTTGCCACCGATGAATTTGTTTTGTAGTTTCTAAACCGTCGAGAATTGGCATGTGGCAATCCATTAAAATCAAATCATAAGGAATTTTTTCTAATATCTGTAAAACTTCTTTTCCATTAGCAACGACATCAGCTTTATAGCCTAAAGTTTGGAGTTGTTTCAGGGTGACTTTCTGATTTACCAAATTATCTTCAGCTAGCAAAATTCTTAACTTTGATTCAGTAGAGGAGTTAGGGCTTATACCTGAACTTTTTCTACTTTGGACTTCTTCAGTAGCCCCTTGTTCTGGTTCCGGCTGAGTTTGTAGAATAGTTGTCATTGTATCCACAAGTCGGGATGTCTTAACAGGTTTGATTAAATAAGCAGCAAATCCGATTTTCAGAGCTTCCTGTACTTGATTCCGTTGATTAGTTAAGGCGAGAATAATTAAAGGTGTCTCGGCAATTGCAGAATTGGCTTTAATTTTTTCTCCTAGCTTGATACCATCTATTTCCGGCATTTGCATATCAATTAAGACGGCATCATAGGGATTTCTTTGCTCACAAGCTTTCTGAATAGCTTTGAGTGCAGCGGCAGCAGTGTTGGCTCGATCTACCTGCATTCCCCAAGCAGTAGCTTGATAGTGGATCATTTTGCAATTAGTAGAGTTATCATCTACTACTAAGATGCGGCGATTGATTAAAAGTGGGCATGACTTCAAAACAGGCTCAATTTGCTTGGCGAAAGGCACTTCAAACCAAAACTTAGATCCTCTCCCCATCTGACTTTCCACCCCAATTACTCCTCCCATCAAACTTACCAGTTGTTTACAGATGGCTAATCCCAAACCAGTACCACCATACTTGCGAGTGGTAGAAGCATCGACTTGGGTAAATGCCATAAACAGTTTAGGTTGGTCTTCAGGACTAATACCAAGACCCGTGTCTGTGATGGCAAAGTAGATGCTGACTGTAGTGGAGGAAAGGGAACGCAATTGTACTTCAACTACCACTTCGCCAGCACTGGTAAACTTGATAGCGTTGCTAATTAAGTTCATGAGAATTTGCCGCAGCCTACCAACATCTCCTTGGATGTGAATGGGGACATTAGGATCAATCAGCGCTGCAATTTCTAATCCCTTATTGTGGGCTGAGGGAGCCAATAATTCTAAAACTTCTTCAACACAGGTAGATAGGTTAAAGTCTAGTGTTTCCAGAGCCATCTCTCCAGCCTCAAGTTTGGACAGATCTAAAATTTCGTTAATTAAAGTTAATAAAGCTTCTCCACTGATGCGAATCGTTTCAATAAAATCTCGCTGTTCTGGGTCTAAGGAAGTATCTAAGGCTAAACTAGTCATTCCCAATACAGCATTCATGGGAGTACGAATTTCATGACTCATATTTGCCAAAAAGGCGCTTTTGGTTTGAGAAGCTAATTCAGCTTGGTAACGGGCAATTTCAAGTTCTTGTCGTTGACGAGTTTCTGCTTCTAATAGTTGGGCTTGGGCTAAGGCTATACCTACTTGGTCGGCGATTTGGCGCAAAAGATGAGTTTCAAAGCTAGACCATTGGTGGGAATGGGCACACTGATGAACTATGAGCAAACCACGGAGTTCTTCTTTGACGAGAATGGGTACAACTAAATTGACTTTTACCCCAAACTGTTGCATTAATTGCAGATGAGTTTGTTCGACTTCCAGCAAATCCAAATTAGCTAGTCCCAAAATCCGTCCTTGACGATATTGCTGTAAATAGTATTGTTGTAGGTATTCGGCTTGAAAGTAGGGGGCGACGGTGTTTTGTTCTTTAATTGCTGGTAAGCCAGAAACTACCGCTTCGATAACAGTGGTTTTAGACTCATCTGGCAATAGCTGATAAATTAATACTCGGTCGGTTTGGAGAATTTTTTGCACCTCATTGACAGTGATTTCCAGAATTTCTTCGATTTGCAAAGACTGGCGAATTTTCAGGGTGATTTCGGTAAATAATTGCGATCGCAAGTTTTGGCGTTGTAATTCTTCTTCAGCCTGTTTACGCTGGATAAATTGCCCCACTTGCTCACCAATAAAATTCATCGTTTTTACCAAGTCTTCGTTAGGTTGCTGGATTTCACGGTTAAAGCAGGTAATGACGCCGAGGATTTTGTTACCAGTGCGGAGGGGAAAACCGAAAGCAGCGTGTAGTCCTACTTGAGCGGCGATTTGGAAGCTAGGAAAATTCAGATCTTTAACGACATCAGCAATCCAAACAGGTTCACAACTAGCCCAAACACGGCCCGGTAGTCCAATTCCTGGGGCAAAAGTCGTTTCTCGTTTCACGGCTGCAAACTCTTGTACCTCAAGGGATGGTTTGTGCCAGATATCGAAAAAACGCAGCACATTTGCTTCCCGATCGACCATCCAGATTTCGCCCAAATCCCATCCTAAACTTTCACAGATTCCTTGGAGAATTTGGGGCATAGCTTCGTCGATTGTGGTGGAATCTGCTAAAACGCGGGTTGCTGCGTATTGTGCAGTCAGATGTTGTTGGGTTCGTTTGCGCTCAGTGATATCAATCCCTGTGCCGACAACATATTCTACTGAACCGTCATAGTTTTTTAAGATGGTATTCGACCAAGCAATTAGTCGTTGAGTCCCATCTTTCATTAGCCAATAGTTTTCGTGTTCGTGGAAACTCTTAGCAGTTCGCAATTGCTCGAAAACTGCTTTGACTGACTCCACTTCTTGAGGAAGTAAAAACAAATTCCAGAAATACCTACCTCTTACCTCGTCGAAGGAATAACCTGTTGTTTGCTCACAAGCTTGATTGAAACGAACGATTTGCCCTTGGGAGTCGGTAACTATTACCAAGGCGCTGGCTGTATCAAGGACTGCTGAGATAAAGTTCCGTTCTTGGTCTAAGGTTTCTTCTGTTCTTTTGCGCTCGCAAACCTCACGGTATATCAAGTAGTAGACTACAGCAAGAACGAAAAAACTTAGGCAAATGGCGATCGCAATTGTCACAGTTGTTTTGCGAGTCCAAGCTTTTGTTGCTTGTGACAGTTTCTGACGCCGCCCTTTTTCCTGGTTCTCTATCTCATGAATCGCTGTATGGATATCATTCATGAGATTTTGACCATCATTTGTCACTAGTCCCTGCAAGGCCGCCTGTAATCCCTGATTCTGGCGCAAGTTGATAGTCTGTTTTAGTTGAGTAAGTTTAGTTCCAATTAAAGATTCAAGCTTTGCGATCTGCTTTTGTTCGTTTGGTTGATCTACGGTTAAATTCTTCAGTTTTGTAATTTCTTGATCGACGTTAGTCAGTGCTGCTTGATATGCTTTGAAATAAGTTTCTTTTCCAGTGAGGATGTAACCACGTTGTCCAGTTTCAGCATCCTTTGTCTGCGACAGTAGTTTTTCTAAGCTGTTGATTTTTTTATTAATGTTTTTTATTACACTACTATTATTAATAGATACTCTTGTATTTTGATAAGAAACAGCACCAATCACAACTAAAATTGCCGACGCCAAAGCAAAGCCTGTGGCAATTCTTTTGAAAAATTGCTTGCGGACTTTCTTTGATTGTTTACCTTTATTAGTCACAAGCACTAAACTTGCTAAATTGCGACGCAATTCCAGTTGTTTGATAACTTGACGAGCCAGAGTTTGTAATGCTTCTATCTGATCTGGATTAAGTTCCCGTGCTACGTAGTCAATGACGCAAAGAGTTCCTAGTGCGTATCCCTCAGCATTAGTTAGAGGTACACCAGCATAAAACCGGATATTTGGGTTAGAAGTGACCAGTGGATTTGCGGCGAACCGTTCGTCTTTTGTAGCATCAGGCACAATAAGAATATCAGGTTGTAGAATAGCATGGGCACAGAACGCCTGGTCTCGATGTGTTTGGGAGACATCCAAACCCACCTTGGCTTTGAACCACTGGCGATTTGTATCAATTAAGCTAATTAAGGCAATGGGAGTCTGACAAATATACGAGGCTAAACGGGTGAGATCGTCAAAGGCGCCTTCAGGTGGCGTATCGAGGATTTTATACTGCAAAAGTGTCTCAATTCTCTGTGCTTCGTTATCAGGTAATGGTGCTTTCATCCTTAAGCCTTATCTACGGGGGAATGGGGACTGGGGATTAGGGACTGGGGACTGGGGACTGGGGAATAGGAACTTGAGACTAGGAAATAAATATTTAGGAACATTTTCTCAATACCCAATACCCAATCCCCAATCCCCAATCCCCAATCCCCAATCCCCAATTCGCTCAATAAACTTACTTTAATTAATGACAATAGTTGAGTTAAAAGCGTTAGCGTAATTTTACTGAGTTCAACCTTAGTCAAAAATTGGTCAAATGATTAAGTCGCTGTTGTATTTTTTGTGGGCTGGTTTATTTGAAATCACGGGTGGTTACTTGGTGTGGTTGTGGTTGCGTGAAGCTAAGCCATTTTGGTGGGGGATGTTAGGTGGAATTGCTTTAGCTGTCTATGGAGTTATTGCAACTCTTCAACCAGCAAATTTTGGCAGAGTCTATGCGGCTTATGGCGGCGTGTTTATCGCAATGGCAATGCTTTGGGGTTGGAAGGTAGACGGGGTAATTCCAGACCGCTACGACGTAATTGGATCTGCTTTAGCTTTAATAAGTGTATTAATTATCATGTTTGCACCCAGGGCTTAAGTAAGATTACTAAACTACTGCTGACCCATAAATTTTATGATGATTTATTTTCAAAAGACAATAACCCCAGGCACAATTGCCAAGCTTTTTGTGGTGACTACGCACTCACAAGCAACTATACGGTTATGTACGCACTTATGCGTAAAATGGAAAAAATATAATCATTCTATATTTGTGCAAATTCTCGGAGAACACTGTAAAAAAGTCCTCATAGTTACAAATTATTGAAATTACGATTAAACTCTCAGAAACTCATATCAATTATGATAGTTTTGTTAACATTTCAAAAAAATAAAATTAAGGTAGCTTCCAAGACAAAAAAAAGTATCAAACAGTACTGAAAATATATTAATGTAATACAAATTTGTTGGTGCTAAAAAGAAGTGTTGAAGAAAGTTGTCACGATCGGGGCTATCAGCATGGTAATTTTGGGAGGACTGACGGGCAATGCTTTTGCCCAAACACCAGCCGCCAGTCCGCCTCCTGCTGATACTGGAGATACAGCATTTATGCTGATTTCGGCAGCACTCGTGCTGCTAATGACACCAGGATTGGCATTCTTTTATGGTGGATTTGTACGATCGCGCAATATCCTAAATACATTGATGATGAGCTTTGTGTTAATGGCGATCGTGGGAGTTACCTGGATTCTGTGGGGTTATAGTCTTTCCTTTGCGCCAGGTTTACCGTTCATCGGTGGATTACAGTGGTTGGGGTTGAATGGTGTCGGTTTAGAGACAACCGATTATCTCAAAGGTTCAAACCCTGCGGAAGTTGTTTCTTATGCAGGGACGATACCCCACCAGGCATTCATGATTTACCAAGCCATGTTTGCCATTATCACCCCAGCCTTAATTTCTGGGGCGATCGCCGAACGGATGAGTTTCCGCGCCTATTGCCTATTTGTCCTCCTGTGGTCAACCTTTGTTTACACTCCCCTCGCCCACATGGTCTGGGCGAAAGGTGGATTCTTAGGTTTGGCTGGTGGTTTGGGTGCCCTGGACTTTGCAGGCGGTACAGTAGTTCACATTAGTTCTGGGGTTTCAGCTTTAGTAGCAGCGATCGTCCTTGGACCTCGGAAAACACATCCTGACCGCCTTAGCCCCCCCCACAACGTTCCTTTCATTTTGCTGGGTGCTGGCTTACTGTGGTTTGGCTGGTTCGGGTTCAATGCTGGAAGTGCACTATCCGCTGCTAGCGGAACTTCGGGTAACTTAGTCACAAATGTGGCAACATCAGCCTTTGTTGCCACTAACACAGCGGCGGCAGCGGCGGCTTTAATGTGGCTAATTTTGGAAGCAACTTTACGAGGTAAACCAACCGCAGTAGGAGCTGCTACAGGAGCCGTTGCTGGTTTGGTGGGCATCACACCTGCTGCGGGATTTGTGACACCGCTATCAGCGATTTTTATTGGTTTTATCACCGCCTTTGTTTGCTTCTATGCTATTAGTTTCAAACACAAGCTGTTAGTTGACGATGCTTTAGATACCTATCCTGTACATGGCGTTGGTGGTACTGTGGGGGCGATTTTAACAGCAATCTTTGCTACCACCCAAGTCAACTCAGCAGGTAAAGACGGTGTACTGCGTGGTAATTTTGCTGAATTGGGAGTTGAACTAGTAGCAATTGCGATCGCCTATGTAATCGCAGCTGCTGGTACCTGGATTATTCTCAAAATTATCGATGCTACAGTCGGGCTGCGAGTCAAAGAGGAAGCAGAATTGCAAGGTTTGGATATCAACGAACACGGCGAAGAAGGTTATAATTCTGAGTTTGGTGGCGATCGCCCCATTCAGTAATGAGTAGGGAGTAGGGAGTAGGGAGTAGGGAGTAGGGAGTAGGGAGTAAGGAGTTATTATTCTCCCTCATCCCCCTCATCCCCCACTCCCCACTCCCCACTCCCCATTCCCTATTTTCATCGAGTGTGATTTTTGACTGCTAGCGTTAAAATTTGATTCAAATAATTGGTAAATTTCGCTAGTCGTGTCTACTTCTGTAAAAACATTTCCTATCTGGGCATTTTTCTCGCTGTTAACCAACGGCGTACTATTGTTGGCGGTCATTCTGCTAATTTGGCAACAGCAGAAATTGACCGATTTTTTTGGAATAGTAACATCCCCAGATCAAATCAACCTGAACAACTCAGACCCAGTTGTTACACCTGATTTAGGTCGCCGTCACCAACTAACTTACCAACAATGGGTAGATATCCTCAAACAAGAAGCTAAGGTAGCCGCTGATCGGCGTCCTGTGCGCTTAACTATACTGGCTGGAGATTCTCTGAGTTTGTGGTTTCCTA
It encodes the following:
- a CDS encoding GAF domain-containing protein, yielding MKAPLPDNEAQRIETLLQYKILDTPPEGAFDDLTRLASYICQTPIALISLIDTNRQWFKAKVGLDVSQTHRDQAFCAHAILQPDILIVPDATKDERFAANPLVTSNPNIRFYAGVPLTNAEGYALGTLCVIDYVARELNPDQIEALQTLARQVIKQLELRRNLASLVLVTNKGKQSKKVRKQFFKRIATGFALASAILVVIGAVSYQNTRVSINNSSVIKNINKKINSLEKLLSQTKDAETGQRGYILTGKETYFKAYQAALTNVDQEITKLKNLTVDQPNEQKQIAKLESLIGTKLTQLKQTINLRQNQGLQAALQGLVTNDGQNLMNDIHTAIHEIENQEKGRRQKLSQATKAWTRKTTVTIAIAICLSFFVLAVVYYLIYREVCERKRTEETLDQERNFISAVLDTASALVIVTDSQGQIVRFNQACEQTTGYSFDEVRGRYFWNLFLLPQEVESVKAVFEQLRTAKSFHEHENYWLMKDGTQRLIAWSNTILKNYDGSVEYVVGTGIDITERKRTQQHLTAQYAATRVLADSTTIDEAMPQILQGICESLGWDLGEIWMVDREANVLRFFDIWHKPSLEVQEFAAVKRETTFAPGIGLPGRVWASCEPVWIADVVKDLNFPSFQIAAQVGLHAAFGFPLRTGNKILGVITCFNREIQQPNEDLVKTMNFIGEQVGQFIQRKQAEEELQRQNLRSQLFTEITLKIRQSLQIEEILEITVNEVQKILQTDRVLIYQLLPDESKTTVIEAVVSGLPAIKEQNTVAPYFQAEYLQQYYLQQYRQGRILGLANLDLLEVEQTHLQLMQQFGVKVNLVVPILVKEELRGLLIVHQCAHSHQWSSFETHLLRQIADQVGIALAQAQLLEAETRQRQELEIARYQAELASQTKSAFLANMSHEIRTPMNAVLGMTSLALDTSLDPEQRDFIETIRISGEALLTLINEILDLSKLEAGEMALETLDFNLSTCVEEVLELLAPSAHNKGLEIAALIDPNVPIHIQGDVGRLRQILMNLISNAIKFTSAGEVVVEVQLRSLSSTTVSIYFAITDTGLGISPEDQPKLFMAFTQVDASTTRKYGGTGLGLAICKQLVSLMGGVIGVESQMGRGSKFWFEVPFAKQIEPVLKSCPLLINRRILVVDDNSTNCKMIHYQATAWGMQVDRANTAAAALKAIQKACEQRNPYDAVLIDMQMPEIDGIKLGEKIKANSAIAETPLIILALTNQRNQVQEALKIGFAAYLIKPVKTSRLVDTMTTILQTQPEPEQGATEEVQSRKSSGISPNSSTESKLRILLAEDNLVNQKVTLKQLQTLGYKADVVANGKEVLQILEKIPYDLILMDCHMPILDGLETTKQIHRWQESAFASHRRPVVIAMTANAMKEDKQKCLNAGMDDYLSKPVLKEKLAAILEHWADIILSQQVVAEGEQTVSTTNNDGADSTINWEHLHQVSDNDTQFELNLLQIFIQDIQPRLEIIKSAIALYDFGQIVREAHYLKGASANIGATAMYLAVDKLEQQALQQEHKGTTKLISEVEEFVNRIQEFLQGKS
- a CDS encoding YnfA family protein, whose product is MIKSLLYFLWAGLFEITGGYLVWLWLREAKPFWWGMLGGIALAVYGVIATLQPANFGRVYAAYGGVFIAMAMLWGWKVDGVIPDRYDVIGSALALISVLIIMFAPRA
- a CDS encoding ammonium transporter, which gives rise to MVILGGLTGNAFAQTPAASPPPADTGDTAFMLISAALVLLMTPGLAFFYGGFVRSRNILNTLMMSFVLMAIVGVTWILWGYSLSFAPGLPFIGGLQWLGLNGVGLETTDYLKGSNPAEVVSYAGTIPHQAFMIYQAMFAIITPALISGAIAERMSFRAYCLFVLLWSTFVYTPLAHMVWAKGGFLGLAGGLGALDFAGGTVVHISSGVSALVAAIVLGPRKTHPDRLSPPHNVPFILLGAGLLWFGWFGFNAGSALSAASGTSGNLVTNVATSAFVATNTAAAAAALMWLILEATLRGKPTAVGAATGAVAGLVGITPAAGFVTPLSAIFIGFITAFVCFYAISFKHKLLVDDALDTYPVHGVGGTVGAILTAIFATTQVNSAGKDGVLRGNFAELGVELVAIAIAYVIAAAGTWIILKIIDATVGLRVKEEAELQGLDINEHGEEGYNSEFGGDRPIQ